From the Jeongeupia sp. HS-3 genome, the window TGCCGGCGGTGCGAGTGGCCACCGGGCGATGACGATCCAGATCGTGGCCAGCACCAGGAGTGCGAGCGCGGCGAAGCCGAAAATGGTGCGAGGCGTGGCTTTCATGTCATCGGCATCCCTGTGTTCGTTCGCGAATCTTACGGACTTATGCGTTTTTTAATTCACGAAAATTATTTCGTGGCAAGTAGGGCAAAGACATTATGTAGTCGATATGCATAAACTACGTCAACCACACAAGGAGCATCCGATGCCCATGCCCGGCGTCCATCCCCGTACCGCCTACCTGTTCATCGCGCCGTTCTTCGCGGTGTTCGCGGTGTTCACGCTCTGGCCGATGCTGTTCAACCTGTGGCTGGCGTTCCGCGACTACTTTCCGCAAACCGGCAACAGCATGTGGAACGGCTTCGCGCATTTCGTCGAGCTGGCCGACTCGGCGCGTTTCGGTCACGCGCTGAAAAACTCGCTGATCTTCCTGCTGCTGGTGCCGCCGCTGCAGGTCGGCGCGCTCGCGCTGGCCTTGCTGGTGCATGCCCGCCTGCCCGGGATCGGCTTCTTTCGGGCGCTGTACTACCTGCCGGTGGTGATCGCAGTATCGATCGCCGCGGTGGTCTGGCAGCAGGTGCTGCGCTTCGACGGGCTGTTCAACTGGTTTCTGGAATCTATCCACCTGATCGGCTTCGGCGAGCAGCCGGACTGGCTCGGCGACCGCCAGCTGGCGCTGTATGCGGTGATGGCCTTCTCGTTCTGGAAGAACGTCGGCTACTACATGGTGCTCTACCTTGCCGGGCTGCAGACGGTGCCGCGCGAACCGCTTGAGGCGGCGGAGATCGACGGCGCCGATGCCTGGCAGCGCTTGCGCCATGTGGTGCTGCCGGCGCTGCAGCCGGTGATCCTGCTATGCACGCTGCTGTCGACGATCCAGGCGCTCAAGGCCTTTCAGGAAGTGATCGTGCTGACCGATGGACAGGCCGATACCCAGACCGCGCTGGTCTTTGTCTACGGCGTCGCCTTCTTCGGCCACAACTTCGGCCTTGCTGCGGCGGCCGGGCTGATCGTGACGCTGGTCTGTCTCGCGCTCGCAGCGGTGCAGCTGCGCTTTTTCGGCGAGCACGGCCTGCTGCGTCGTGGAGGAGGGCTATGAATCAGCTCGTTGTTCAAGCGCTGGTCCTGCCGGTACCGAAGGCGCCGCCGCGCTGGTACCGGTTGCGCCGGCAGGTGAAGGGCGCCGTGCTGGCGCTGCCGCGTTACGCGGCCTTGCTGCTGTTCGGTGCGTTCACGGTGTTTCCGTTCTGGTGGGCGACGGCGGTTGCGCTGTCGATGGACGGTTCGCAGATCTGGACGTTCCCCGCTGCGTTCCTGCCCACAGATCCGGGCTGGCACTGGTTCGGCCGGGTATTCGACGAAATGCCGTTCTGGCGCTATTTCGCCAACTCGCTGCTGATCGCAACCGCCACGACGGTGCTGGTTCTGCTGCTGACGATCCCGTGTGCGTACGCGCTGTCGCAGATGGCGTTTCGTGGCCGGAACGCGCTGTTCCTGCTGCTGCTGGCGACGCTGATGGTGCCGGCCGAGGTCGCCATCGTGCCGAACTTCATCACCTGCGCCCGGCTGGGCCTGCTCGACAGCTACGCCGCTGTGGTGCTGCCGAATGTCGCCGGCGCGTTTGGCGTGTTCCTGATGCGCCAGGCGTTTCAGGATGTGCCGGTGGAAATCCTCGATGCGGCGCGCGTCGATGGTGCCGGCGAGTTCGGCGTGATGTGGCGGGTGGCCGTGCCGATGGCGAAGCCGATGATCGCGACGCTGGCGGTATTCACCTTCGTCGCGGCGTGGAACGATTATCTGTGGCCGGCGGTGGTGCTGAAGGAGCGGCTGAAGATGCCGCTTGCCGTCGGCATTTTCAACGATCTGACCGGGCCGTTCGCGGTGTCGACCAATCTGGTGATGGCGGCGATCGTGCTCTCGGTGATCCCGGTCGTCGGCGCGTTCGCGCTGGCGCAGCGCGTGTTCCTCGGCGGTGGCGGGCTGATCGGGCGCTAGGCCTTCTTGCAGCCGGTGAAATCCGGGTAGAAGCGCTCCATCATCCGTTCGACGTACGCGACCAGCGGCTTGTGCTGCTCGGTATAGCGGCGCAGCGCCGATTCGAAGCGCGGGCACAGCGTGCCGAGCAGGAAGGCGAACACCGTCGCGTCGGCAGCGCAGATCGCGTCGCCAAGCAGGTAGGGCTTGTTGCCAAGCAGCTCGGCGACCGCGTCGATGTCGCGGCGGGCGAGTTCGAACTGCTCGTCCGGCGTATGTCGGCCCATGCCCTGGCCGTGCAGATCGCGGCTGACGCGGCGGCGGATCATAGCCTTGAATCCGGCGCGCATCGGCGCGGGCACGCCGCGGAAGAATTCGGCCGGGCCGCGTTCGAAGTTGGCGTCGTTTTCCCAGCGCAGCGCCTGCACCGCGAAGTACAGGTGGTCTTCGAGCATCTTCTCGACTGCCCACGCCAACGCTTTTTGGGTCGACGAATAGCCTTCATCGAAATCGATGTTGTAATGGTCTTCGAGATAGGCGCGGATGAAGGTCGAGTCGGTGACCTTGTGGCCGTCGTCGTCGATATAGGGCAGCTTGCCCTTGGGCGCACTGAAGATGCTGCCAGACTGAGTCTGGTAGGACAGGCCGGACATTTTCAACAGCACATCCGTCTTGGTAACGAAGGGGCTGGGGTCGGGCAGGCTCAGGCCGGGGCCGAAGGTAAACAGCGTAATCATTGGCTTTGCGGATGCGATGAACAGGTGTCAGCTCCAAGTGTAAGCGGTTCTGCCTTGCAAAGGGGTGTTCGATATCAATGTTCCGTGCCGGCCGGCCTCAGCCGCGCAGCAGCATGAGGGCCAGCGCGAACATCACCACGGCGGTCAGCAGGTCGAGCAGCCGCCAGACGATGGGCCGCGCCAGCCACGGAGCAAGCGCTCTGGCCGCGAGCGACAGCCCGAAGAACCACAGCAACGATGCCGATATCGCGCCGAGGCCGAACTGGAGCCTCGCAATCCCGTCATAACGGCCACCGACGCTGCCGAGCAGCAGCACGGTGTCGAGATAGACATGCGGGTTGAGCAGGCTGAAGCCCAGCGCGGTTGCCAGCGCCTGCCGCCGGTTAATGCTGGCGCCCTGATGCGACGCATCCAGTGCGGCGGGCTTGAAGGCGGCGCGCAGTGCACCGAACGCATACCAGAGCAGGTAGGCGGCGCCGCCCCAGCGTGCCGCCGTCAGCAGCGTCGGCGATGCGGCGAGCAGTGTGCCCATGCCGGCGAGGCCGAGTGAAATCAGCACGATGTCGCACAGCGCGCAGACCGCCGCGGTCAGCAGCGCGTGCCGGCGCAGCAGCGCCATGCGCAGCACGTGGGCGTTCTGCGCGCCGATGGCGATGACCAGGCTGCCGCCCAGCGCCAGTCCCTGCCAGTAGATCGGGTTCATGTCTGCAAGCTCCTGATGTGGCTCGCCCGCTCCTTCGCGCTGCGCGTCGGGCCCGACGGGCGTTGTCGACGCCGCGCCGCAGGATGGGTTGGCCAGTGTGGGTATCGGCCTGCAGCATAAAAATCGCCAGCGTTTCTGGCGACATGGATTAATCTATTTCAGTAATCATTAATTTTTCTAATAAATGTTCGACGGCAAACTCACCGAAGCGTTTCTGGCTGTGATCCGCGAAGGCAGTTTCGAGCGGGCCGCGGCGGTATTGCATCTGACGCAATCGGCGGTATCGCAGCGCATTCGCGCACTCGAGTCGCGCTTTGGCCAAACCTTGCTGACGCGGGGCCGACCTTGCGTGCCGACCGGCGCTGGCCAGACGCTGCTGCGCTATCTGGACCGGATACGGCTGCTGGAGGAAGAAGCGCTGCGCACGCTGGCCGGCCCCGGCGAAGGGCCGTCGCGGCTGGCGCTGGCGGTCAATGCCGACAGCCTGCATGCGTGGCTGCCGAGGGTGCTGGCCGAAACGCTGGCCGGTTCGCCGTTCACCATCGAATTGCAGGTCGACAACGAGGATTACACGCACGAATTGCTCGCACGCGGTGAGGTGCTTGCATGCGTGTCGGCGCGGGCCGATGCGATGCGCGGCTGCATTGCCGAGCCGCTGGGCGTGCTGCGTTATGTGTGTGCGGCAACGCCGCGCTTTGCCGTGCGCTATTTCCCCGATGGTGTGAGTCGTGCCGCGCTGCTGCATGCGCCCGGGCTGCTGTACAACCGCAAGGATGCGATGCTCGGCGCCTACCTGGCACGGCATTTCGGTATCACCGAAGGTCATTACCCGGCGCATCTGATGCCGTCGTCACAGGCTTTCGTCGATTTCGCACTGCTCGACGTCGGCTATGTACTGGTGCCCGAACTCGCGGTCGGCGCGCACTTGGCGAACGGCGCGCTGATCGACCTGTTGCCGGCGCGGCCGCACGATGTGCCGCTGTACTGGCATGCGTGGCAGATACAGGCGCCGATGGTCGATGCCTTGTTCCGCCGTATCGTCGCTGCCGCACGCGCGGTGTTGCGTCAGCCCGAGGCTTAATTGCTCCAGCGCGTGCGCTCGTTCACAAAGCGGTAGTAGCGCACCAGGGTGATTTTGCCGTTGCGATCAAGCAGTGGCCTTGGCACCGGGCCGAATGGCGCGGCGTAGCGGATGATTTTCAGCGTCTCGGCGTCGAGCCGCGGATCGCCGGAGGTTTCCTCAACCTCGGCGTCGGCGATGGTGCCGTCGCCGTTGAGCACCAACCGGAACCGCAGCAGGCCCTGCAAGGGTTTGCCCTTTTCGTCGCGCGGATAGTTCATCGTGCCGATGCGCTCGACCTTGCTGCGGATCTGCGCCTCCCACAGGCCGAACATCGCCCGCGTATCCGGGCGTTGCTGCGCGCGCGTGGCGCTGTCTTCCTCCGCCTCACCGCCTTCTTTGGGCAGATCGGCGTAACGGGTCACCAGCTTCTTCTGCTTGCCGTCCGGACGCACGCCGATGGCGTCGTCCAGCCCCTTCATTTCGATCTCGTGATAGTTCAGGTCAAGCTGCGGCTGCGCTGCCACGGCGGGGGCGCTGGCGGCAGCCTGCTTGCGTTGCCGCGTCGGTTTGGCTGCGGATTTCGGTACGGCATAGTCCGAGCGGCCACGCACCTGCACCGGTTCCTTGACCTTGGGCTTGACCGGTTCCAGATCGACAACCGGCTCGGCCGGGGTGGGCACGGCCGGTGCATTCGGGCGTGGTGTTTTCACCAAGCGCATCTGCAACGGCGGACTGTCGGCGGAGGCGCTACCCGATTGTTGCTGGGGTTTGAGCAGCAGCAGCGAGAGATGCCCGAGCAAGGACACGATCAGCGCCAGCCAAAGCCAGTACGGTGATCGTTGTCCGTCGGACGTCGTGTAAGTGAACAACTGCATCAATGGTTTCCGGCTGCGGCGAGCGGCTGGCGCTTACGGTGGAGGCGTGACGTTAGCATGGTTTTTTGCCGACGGCAGGCAACGGCGTGCGCATCGGCATCAAGATCGTGGTTTCAGGGAACCTGTCCGGTGTTGATCGGGTCAGTTTAATGGATCGGGTGCAAATGCCGTTTGGCATGCGTGCCCCGAGTAGAACAAGGAACAAGCCCGTGAATATGAAATCCCGTGTTGCACTGATGTCGCTCTCCGGCTTCCTGATCGTTGGCATGGCCAACGCCGCCGGCGAGGTTTGCACCGCCAAGATCAGCGATATTGAAAACCAGATTCGCCAGGCGCGCGAGCAACATAATGACAATCGCGTCCAAGGTCTCGAAACCGCGCTGCAGCAAACCCGTGCCAATTGTAGCGAGGCAGGCGAGCAAGCCAAGCTTGAGCAACGACGTGCCGATGCCAACGCCGAGGTGGCGGAAGCACAGCGAGATGTAAGTAAGGCACAGCGCACGCTGGATCAGGCCAAGTCCGAAGGACGCAGTGCCAAAAAGATCGCCGACAGACAGCAGAAACTGGATAAAGCGCAACGCAAGCTGAGTGAGCGCAAGGCGGAGCTCAAGGCGCTGGGGTCGATGTAGGCGATGATCGATAGTGATCAGCTAAAGCAAAACGGGAAGGCGATGCCTTCCCGTTTTTTATTGCGCCGACCAAACGAGATGGTTCATTTGATCCGGTTCCAGACCGCAATCGCTTCCTTTCGGGTGGGCTGCGGGGCGCAAATCACATTGCAACTGCCGTTGTTGCCGAATTTGACGCATTGCACCCATACGCGGTTGGCACCCGCTTTACGGACATCGGGTGCCGCGCCGCATTTGGGGCAGGGCTGGGGAACAACGGCAGGTCTGGATTCGGTCATGGGTATCTGGGGCAAAGGGCAGGGCAAAGCGGCAGCATACGCGCCGGCGTGCCCGGCTGCTACTTGTTGCGGTAAGCGCAAAAGCCCGGACGCGGGCCGATCTTCGGGTGGTTTCTGCAGGTGTTGGGGCGCAGGTCGTAGACGGTGCACAGCCGCGTATCGGCATCCAGATAAGTGCATTCACCACTGGAACGGCGCGCTAGCGTGAAGACACCGTGCTTGAAGTTGAAGTGTTCGATCACGCCGGCCTTTTGCAGGCGCTTGGCAATCTGTTTCGGTTGCTCATGCTCGGCCTCGAAAGCGTCGACCTCGCCCATGCGCACCAGATCGGGCAGCTTGACCTCGACCGGCATGCTGCAACAGGCTGATTTGCAGTCAAAGCACATGCCATTGCGATAGCGCGCCCAGGTGTCGAGGTTCTCAAGCGTGGAGACGTGGATCAGTTTTTTGTACGTGGACGTGGACATGGACAGCAATGCGGACGTGAAGCGGGGCGATTATACGCATGCTGCGGCGCTACAGTCCGGCAAGGGCCAGACGGTTTGGCCTGACCAGTAATCGTTTGTCATGTTTGGACGCTTGTGTGCCGCAGCCGGGGTCGCCAGACTGCATGGACAGCTTGGGGCTGACCGGGTGATTTTTTGGGGAAAACGACCATGAGTGTACGAATCGATCAACACGATGGCGCCGATCTGATCGGCGTAAGCCTGCGCACCTCGGTGCGCGACGGCCGCAACCAGCGCGACATCACCGCCGCATGGCAAGCGGTGATAGCCGAGGACAAGCTAGCGGCCATTCCCGGCCGTATTGGCGCGCCGTACCCGTTTTACGGCGTCGTTTATGATTTCGACCCGGATACCACCGATTTCAGCTATCTGATCGGCGTTCCGGTCACCGCCGGCAGCGTCGCCCCGGCGGGATTTGTGGCGCTGCAACTGGCGCCGGCACGCTACGCGGTGCTGACGACCGAGCCGACGGCGAGCGAGGCCGATTTCATCGGAGCGATCCAGCAGGGCTGGCCGGCGATCATGGCGTGGCTGAACGCATCCGAGTACACCCACAGCGGGACGTCGGAATTCGAGTATTACGACGAACGCGGCGAACCGGGACGCAGCGACCGCACCATGGAAATCTGGTTGCCGATCCAGCCCAAGTAAGGACCGAACCCGAGGTTGAGTATGAGAAATACGGGAACAGCACGATGAGCCACGCTGTAACGCAAGTACAGGCGGGCGATTTGCCGCGTCTGCTTGCCATCTGGGAGGCCGCGGTTCGGGCCAGCCATGATTTTCTGAGCGAAGACGATATCCAGCTCTACAAGCCGCTGGTGCGCGATGTTTACCTGCGACTGCCCGGGCTGACGCTGGCGTGCGTACGTGACGAGCATGGCGACGTGGCCGGCTTCATCGGGATTGCAAATGGCAGCATCGAAATGCTGTTTGTCGATCCTGCATCACACCGGCAGGGCATGGGCCGGGCACTGCTGACGCATGCGCTGGACGAGCATGGCGCCACGCGTGTCGATGCCAACGAGCAAAACACCGGGGCGATCGGGTTCTATACCCGCATGGGCTTCGTGGTGGAGAGCCGCTCGCCGCTGGACGGTACCGGAAGGGCGTTCCCTATCCTGCACATGCGCTTGGCCAGTGGCTGAGACCGCAAGGCTGCTACTGATGCTGGCGCCCATAGCGCTGCAGGCAATACGCGTACAGCCGCTCGACCTCGGCGCGCGCCCACGGGGTGCGGCGCAAGAAGGTGAGGCTGGATTTGATGCTGGGGTTGGTCACAAAGCAGCGGATGTCGATCTTCCGGCTGAGTTCTTCCCAGCCGAAAAAATCCACCAGATCAATCAGCATTTTTTCCAGCGTTACGCCGTGTAGCGGGTTACTGACTTGGGTATCGGTCATCTTGATCGCCTTGTTGCCACATCACGCGGCGGAATAGAAAACGAGCCGACGCGTCGGCTCGTTGTACACGGTCAACCGCTGCAGCTGCAGCGGTTTTTCGCTGTTTAGCGCGTCACCGGCTTATAGCGGATGCGCTTCGGTTTCGCGCCTTCTTCGCCCAGACGTTTCTTCTTGTCGGCTTCGTATTCCTGATAGTTGCCGTCGAAGAAGGTCCATTGCGAATCGCCTTCGGCCGCGATGATGTGCGTGGCGATGCGGTCAAGGAACCAGCGATCGTGCGAGATCACGAAGGCGGTGCCGGCGAATTCCAGCAGCGCATCTTCGAGCGCGCGCAGGGTTTCGACGTCAAGGTCGTTGGACGGTTCATCGAGCATCAGCACGTTGCCGCCCTTGAGCAGCGTCTTGGCCAGATGCAGACGGCCGCGCTCGCCACCGGAGAGCATGCCGACCTTCTTCTGCTGATCGCCGCCCTTGAAGTTGAAGCGGCCCAGATAGGCGCGGCTGCTCATCTCGAACTTGCCGACGGTGAGGATGTCGTTGCCACCGGAGACATCGTCGAACACGGTCTTGTCGTCTTCCAGCCCTTCGCGGCTTTGCTCGACGAAGGCCGTTTGCACGGTCTGGCCGATTTCCACGGTGCCCGAATCCGGCTGCTCCTTGCCGGCGATCATCTTGAACAGCGTCGATTTACCGGCGCCGTTCGGGCCGATAATGCCGACGATGGCACCGGCCGGGGCCGAGAAGCTGAAGTTGTCCATCAGCAGCCGGTCGCCAAACGATTTGGACACACCGTTGAAATCGATCACCTGATTGCCGAGGCGTTCGGCGACCGGAATGAAGATTTCCTGCGTTTCATTGCGCTTCTGGTGCTCGAAGCTGCTCAATTCTTCAAAGCGGGCAATCCGCGCCTTGGATTTGGCCTGACGCGCCTTCGGGTTCTGGCGCACCCATTCCAGTTCCTTGTGCAGCGCCTTTTGGCGAGCCGATTCGGTGCTTTCTTCCTGCTTCAAGCGGGCTTCTTTTTGCTCCAGCCAGCTCGAGTAATTGCCCTTCCACGGAATGCCGTGACCGCGGTCGAGTTCGAGAATCCACTCGGCGGCGTTGTCGAGGAAGTAGCGATCGTGGGTCACCGCAACCACGGTGCCGGGGAAGCGCACCAGGAACTGTTCCAGCCATTCGACCGATTCGGCGTCCAGGTGGTTGGTCGGTTCATCGAGCAGCAGCATGTCGGGCTTGGAGAGCAGCAGCTTGCACAACGCGACGCGGCGCTTTTCACCACCGGAGAGCAGGCCGATCTTGGCATCCCATGGCGGCAGGCGCAGTGCGTCGGCGGCCAGTTCCATCTGCAGCTCGGTGTTGTCGCCGGCGCCGGCGGAAATGATCGCTTCAAGCCGGCCCTGTTCGTCGGCCAGCGCGTCGAAGTCGGCATCTTCCATGGCGTATTCGGCGTACACCTCTTCGAGGCGCTTTTGCGCCGCCATCACTTCGCCCATGCCCGATTCGACTTCCTGGCGCACGGTGGCTTCGTTGTCGAGCTTCGGTTCCTGTTCGAGATAACCGATCTTCACGCCGGCCAGATGCTGGACTTCGCCGTCGAACTCCTTGTCGGCGCCGGCCATGATGCGCAGCACGGTGGATTTACCCGAGCCGTTCAGGCCGAGCAGGCCGATCTTGGCACCAGGGAAGAACGAGAGCGAGATGTCCTTGATGATCTGCCGTTTCGGCGGGACGATCTTGCTCACGCGGAGCATCGACATTACATATTGAGCCATGAGAAACCGTAATCCAGACTGGTTTTGAATGGCGCGATTCTACCAAAGCGGGGGCCGGGCAGCGCCGTTATAAACACAAAGCCCGGCATCGGCCGGGCTTTGACGGGGAGTGGCCCGGATTCAGGCGCGAGCCAGAGTGGTGGCGATGCTGTGTTTGCGTCCCGCCAGCGGCACGAAACCCAGCGCGATGCCAAGCAAGGCAATGGCGGCGATGTAATGCCCGGGAGCGAGCGCATCGCGCTGTACCCACAGCGTCAGCAGCATCGGCGTCAGCCCGCCGAAAATGGCGTAGGCGACGTTGTACGAGAACGAAAGCCCGGTAAAGCGCACCGCCGCAGGGAAGGCGCGCACGGCCACGAACGGCACGGTGGCGATGGCGCCGACGAAGAAGCCCGTGAGCGTGTAATTGACCAGCAGCGTCGAGTCGGTGCCCGGCAGGCCGGTGTAGAAGTGGTAGCTGCTGGCGAACAGGCCGATAAAGCCGATCAGCATGGTACTGCGTGCGCCAAAGCGGTCGGCCGCTGCGCCGAACACAATGCAGCCCAGCGTCAGCGCCAGGGTCGCAAGACTGTTGGCCTGCAGCGCCAGCGCTGGGGCGATGTGCTGGACTTTTTGCAGATAGGTTGGTGTGTAAAGAATCACCACCACGATCGCGGCCGACAGCACCCAGGTCAGCAGCATCGTGACCACCACGGCGCTGGCGTGCTCGCGCAGCGTGGCCTTCAGCGGCAGGCCGTCGGCCAGCGCCTTGTTGGCGTGCAGCTCCTTGAAAATCGGCGTTTCCTGCAGAAACCGGCGCAGGTAGACGGCGAAGAAGCCGAACACGCCGCCGAGGATGAACGGAATCCGCCACGCGTAGCCGGCCACGTCTTCCGGGCTGTAGCGGGTGTTGATTGCCGCGGCGACGAGCGAACCGAGCAGGATGCCGGCGGTGAGGCCGGCCGTCAGCGTGCCGACAGCAATGCCGGTGCGGTTGGCCGGGGCGTGTTCGGCCACGAACACCCAAGCGCCGGGGACTTCGCCGCCGATCGCGGCGCCCTGCATCACGCGGAACAGCAGCAGCAGCAGCGGCGCGGCAATGCCGATGCTGGCGTAGGTCGGCATCAGGCCAATCGCCAGCGTCGGCACGGCCATCAGGAAAATCGACAGCGTGAACATCTTCTTGCGGCCGAGCTTGTCGCCGAAGTGGGCAATGATGATCCCGCCCAGCGGTCGCGCCAGATAGCCGGCGGCGAAGATGCCGAAGGTCTGCAGCAGGCGCAGCCAGTCCGGCATGTCCGGCGGGAAGAACAGGTTGCCGATGACGGCGGCGAAAAAGACGTAGATGACGAAGTCGTAGAATTCGAGCGCGCCGCCAAGGGCGGACAGCGTCAGCGTGCGGAAATCATCGCGGTTCAGTGGGCGATGGGCCGATGCGGTCGTCGTCGAGAGGGGCGTAGTCATGGTGAGCAGGAGCCGTAGTCATGGAAAACGGCTGCGCGACGACGGGTCGGGGTAGGGACTGCCAGCGGATCGCCCAAGGGGTGGTGGGCGGCGATGCGGGACGGGGTGGGTCCTGCGCAAGTGCCGGGAGTGCACAGCCAAGGTGCATTCTAACGATGAAGCTAATAGGCGAGCAAAAGAGTGGGGCGTTAAATTCGCTAAGCGAACCGGAGGATGCTGCGTGCGTCGTTACGTTTCTTCGTTGGGCTTTGTATCAATGATTACGACGTTTATGGATTTTTGAAGAAGTAGCTGAACCTCGGACACAGAGTAGCCCTTCGCATGTATTGTTTCGCCCGCTTCTGTGCTGATCGATATTTCTCGGCTTTTTCTTGCCTCTATCCACGCAACAACGACTTTCGCGATGGCATTCCAGGGCATGGCGTCTGAAAGGGCGGTAATCGCTTCAACCAAACCCGAGGCTTGGGGGCCGGTTGAGTACGTCAAGATGGGACCGTGCGGAATGCGAGCCTCATCTAATGCTGCCAAAAATGACTCAGCACCATGCTTGAAGAGTGTTAGGCGGACTGAGCTATATGCTCCATTGATCATTTACTACTCCTTGGCTGATCTGAAACATCACGCCAGATCGAGGCAATGTGATGGTGGTTAGTGTGGATGCAGAGCGTCAGCCCAGCCCAGCGCGGCTATCACCGACTGCATGTCGTCGGCCAGCGGGCAGCCCAGTTCAAGCGCTTCGCCGCTGACCGGATGGGCGAGTTTCAGATCGACACAGGCAAGCAGCATGCGCGCTACGCCGAAACGCTCGGCGAACATCCGGTTGTGCCGGCCCTTGCCGTAGGTGGCGTCGCCGATGATCGGGTGGCTGGCATGTTTGAGGTGGCGGCGCAGTTGGTGGCGCCGGCCGGTCAAGGGCGAGAGTTCTGCCAGCGAATAGCGGCTGGTCGGATAACGGTCGACGGCGATATCGAGTTCGGTGCTCGCCAGCCGGCGGTAGTCGGTGACCGCGTCCTGTGCGCTGGTCGCGACCGCATCGCCGGCGAATTCGTAGGCATCAATCAGCCGCGCGAGCGGATGATCGATGCAGCCGGCCTCGGGCAACCAGCCGCGCACGACGGCCAGATAGGTTTTTTCCACCGCGCGGGTTTCAAACGCGGCGGTCAGCGTGCGCGCGGTGTCCTGATCGAGCGCGAACATCAGAATCCCCGATGTGCCCTTGTCGAGCCTATGCACCGGGTAAACGCGCTGGCCGAGCTGGTTGCGGACGATCTGCATCGCAAAGCGCGTTTCGTGCCGATCGATCATCGACCGGTGCACCAGCAAGCCCGATGGTTTGTGCACCGCGACCAGATACTCATCGCGGTACAACAGCGGCAGCGTTTCGCGGCTCATTCGCCGCCCGGCGCGAGCACGGTACGGTTGCCGTTGCTTTCCATCGCGCTCACCAGGCCCGCGGCTTCCATGCTTTCGATCAGCCTTGCTGCGCGGTTGTAGCCGATGCGCAGCTGCCGCTGTACCGACGAAATCGATGCCCGGCGCGACTGCATCACCATCGCCACGGCTTCGTCGTAGAGCGGATCGGCCTCGGCATCGCTGCTGCTGCCGCCGGTATTGCCGGCGGCCTCGGCATCGAAGCCGCCGTTGAGAATGCCGTCGACGTAATCGGGTTCGCCGAACTGTTGTTTCAGGTATTCAACGACCTGGTGGACTTCGTCGTCGGCGACAAACGCACCGTGCACGCGCTGCGGGTAGCCGGTGCCCGGCGGCAGGAACAGCATATCGCCCTGACCCAGCAGCGCCTCGGCGCCCATCTGGTCGAGGATGGTACGGCTGTCGATTTTGCTCGATACCTGGAACGCCAGCCGGGTCGGAATGTTGGCCTTGATCAGCCCGGTGATCACGTCGACCGACGGCCGTTGGGTGGCGAGGATCAAATGGATGCCGGCGGCGCGGGCCTTTTGCGCCAGACGGGCGATCAGTTCTTCGATCTTCTTGCCGGCGACCATCATCAGATCGGCGAACTCGTCGACGACCACGACGATGAAGGGCAGGTGTTCGAGCGGCTCGGGGTTGTCCGGCGTCAGCGTGAACGGATTGGTCAGCTTCTTGCCGGCTTTTTCGGCATCCTTGACCTTCTGGTTGAAGCCGGCGAGGTTGCGCACGCCC encodes:
- a CDS encoding carbohydrate ABC transporter permease; translated protein: MPMPGVHPRTAYLFIAPFFAVFAVFTLWPMLFNLWLAFRDYFPQTGNSMWNGFAHFVELADSARFGHALKNSLIFLLLVPPLQVGALALALLVHARLPGIGFFRALYYLPVVIAVSIAAVVWQQVLRFDGLFNWFLESIHLIGFGEQPDWLGDRQLALYAVMAFSFWKNVGYYMVLYLAGLQTVPREPLEAAEIDGADAWQRLRHVVLPALQPVILLCTLLSTIQALKAFQEVIVLTDGQADTQTALVFVYGVAFFGHNFGLAAAAGLIVTLVCLALAAVQLRFFGEHGLLRRGGGL
- a CDS encoding carbohydrate ABC transporter permease → MNQLVVQALVLPVPKAPPRWYRLRRQVKGAVLALPRYAALLLFGAFTVFPFWWATAVALSMDGSQIWTFPAAFLPTDPGWHWFGRVFDEMPFWRYFANSLLIATATTVLVLLLTIPCAYALSQMAFRGRNALFLLLLATLMVPAEVAIVPNFITCARLGLLDSYAAVVLPNVAGAFGVFLMRQAFQDVPVEILDAARVDGAGEFGVMWRVAVPMAKPMIATLAVFTFVAAWNDYLWPAVVLKERLKMPLAVGIFNDLTGPFAVSTNLVMAAIVLSVIPVVGAFALAQRVFLGGGGLIGR
- a CDS encoding glutathione S-transferase family protein, which translates into the protein MITLFTFGPGLSLPDPSPFVTKTDVLLKMSGLSYQTQSGSIFSAPKGKLPYIDDDGHKVTDSTFIRAYLEDHYNIDFDEGYSSTQKALAWAVEKMLEDHLYFAVQALRWENDANFERGPAEFFRGVPAPMRAGFKAMIRRRVSRDLHGQGMGRHTPDEQFELARRDIDAVAELLGNKPYLLGDAICAADATVFAFLLGTLCPRFESALRRYTEQHKPLVAYVERMMERFYPDFTGCKKA
- a CDS encoding LysE/ArgO family amino acid transporter, whose protein sequence is MNPIYWQGLALGGSLVIAIGAQNAHVLRMALLRRHALLTAAVCALCDIVLISLGLAGMGTLLAASPTLLTAARWGGAAYLLWYAFGALRAAFKPAALDASHQGASINRRQALATALGFSLLNPHVYLDTVLLLGSVGGRYDGIARLQFGLGAISASLLWFFGLSLAARALAPWLARPIVWRLLDLLTAVVMFALALMLLRG
- a CDS encoding LysR family transcriptional regulator ArgP, which gives rise to MFDGKLTEAFLAVIREGSFERAAAVLHLTQSAVSQRIRALESRFGQTLLTRGRPCVPTGAGQTLLRYLDRIRLLEEEALRTLAGPGEGPSRLALAVNADSLHAWLPRVLAETLAGSPFTIELQVDNEDYTHELLARGEVLACVSARADAMRGCIAEPLGVLRYVCAATPRFAVRYFPDGVSRAALLHAPGLLYNRKDAMLGAYLARHFGITEGHYPAHLMPSSQAFVDFALLDVGYVLVPELAVGAHLANGALIDLLPARPHDVPLYWHAWQIQAPMVDALFRRIVAAARAVLRQPEA
- a CDS encoding TonB family protein, which produces MQLFTYTTSDGQRSPYWLWLALIVSLLGHLSLLLLKPQQQSGSASADSPPLQMRLVKTPRPNAPAVPTPAEPVVDLEPVKPKVKEPVQVRGRSDYAVPKSAAKPTRQRKQAAASAPAVAAQPQLDLNYHEIEMKGLDDAIGVRPDGKQKKLVTRYADLPKEGGEAEEDSATRAQQRPDTRAMFGLWEAQIRSKVERIGTMNYPRDEKGKPLQGLLRFRLVLNGDGTIADAEVEETSGDPRLDAETLKIIRYAAPFGPVPRPLLDRNGKITLVRYYRFVNERTRWSN
- a CDS encoding DUF1090 domain-containing protein, with amino-acid sequence MRIGIKIVVSGNLSGVDRVSLMDRVQMPFGMRAPSRTRNKPVNMKSRVALMSLSGFLIVGMANAAGEVCTAKISDIENQIRQAREQHNDNRVQGLETALQQTRANCSEAGEQAKLEQRRADANAEVAEAQRDVSKAQRTLDQAKSEGRSAKKIADRQQKLDKAQRKLSERKAELKALGSM
- a CDS encoding YkgJ family cysteine cluster protein; the protein is MSTSTYKKLIHVSTLENLDTWARYRNGMCFDCKSACCSMPVEVKLPDLVRMGEVDAFEAEHEQPKQIAKRLQKAGVIEHFNFKHGVFTLARRSSGECTYLDADTRLCTVYDLRPNTCRNHPKIGPRPGFCAYRNK